Proteins from a genomic interval of Equus quagga isolate Etosha38 chromosome 11, UCLA_HA_Equagga_1.0, whole genome shotgun sequence:
- the WSB1 gene encoding WD repeat and SOCS box-containing protein 1 isoform X2, whose amino-acid sequence MASFPLRVNEKEIVRSRTIGELLAPVAPFDKKCGRENWTVAFAPDGSYFAWSQGHRTVKLVPWSQCLKNFLLHGTKNITNSSSLRLSRQNSDGGQKNKPREHIIDCGDIVWSLAFGSSVPEKQSRCVNIEWHRFRFGQDQLLLATGLNNGRIKIWDVYTGNMMKVLRGHQNWVYSCAFSPDSSMLCSVGASKAVFLWNMDKYTMIRKLEGHHHDVVACDFSPDGALLATASYDTRVYIWDPHTGGILMEFGHLFPPPTPIFAGGANDRWVRSVSFSHDGLHVASLADDKMVRFWRIDEDYPVQVAPLSNGLCCAFSTDGSVLAAGTHDGSVYFWATPRQVPSLQHLCRMSIRRVMPTQEVQELPIPSKVVEFLSYRI is encoded by the exons tgagatCACGTACTATAGGTGAACTTTTAGCTCCAGTAGCTCCTTTTGACAAGAAATGTGGTCGTGAAAATTGGACTGTTGCTTTTGCTCCAGATGGTTCTTACTTTGCTTGGTCACAAGGACATCGTACGGTAAAGCTTGTTCCGTGGTCCCAGTGCCTTAAGAACTT tctCTTGCATGGCACCAAGAATATTACGAATTCAAGCAGTTTGAGATTGTCAAGACAAAATAGCGATGGTGGTCAGAAAAACAAGCCTCGTGAACATATTATAGACTGTGGCGATATAGTCTGGAGTCTTGCTTTTGGATCTTCGGTTCCAGAAAAACAGAGTCGCTGTGTAAATATAGAATGGCATCGATTCCGATTTGGACAAGATCAGCTCCTCCTTGCCACAGGGTTAAACAATGGGCGTATCAAAATATGGGATGTATATACAG gAAACATGATGAAAGTATTGAGGGGCCATCAGAACTGGGTATACAGCTGTGCATTCTCTCCTGACTCTTCTATGCTGTGTTCAGTGGGAGCCAGTAAAGCA GTTTTCCTTTGGAATATGGATAAATATACCATGATCCGGAAACTAGAAGGACATCACCATGATGTTGTAGCTTGTGACTTTTCTCCTGATGGAGCATTACTGGCTACTGCATCTTATGATACTCGAGTGTATATCTGGGATCCGCATACTGGAGGCATTCTGATGGAATTTGG GCACCTGTTTCCCCCACCTACTCCAATATTTGCCGGAGGAGCAAATGACCGATGGGTACGATCTGTATCTTTTAGTCATGATGGACTGCATGTTGCAAGCCTTGCTGATGATAA aATGGTGAGGTTCTGGAGAATTGACGAGGATTATCCTGTGCAAGTCGCACCTTTGAGCAATGGTCTTTGCTGTGCCTTTTCTACTGATGGCAGTGTTTTAGCTGCTGG gaCACATGATGGAAGTGTGTATTTTTGGGCAACTCCGAGGCAAGTCCCTAGCCTTCAACATTTATGTCGCATGTCAATCCGGAGAGTGATGCCCACCCAAGAAGTCCAGGAGCTGCCAATTCCTTCCAAAGTTGTGGAGTTTCTCTCCTATCGTATTTAG
- the WSB1 gene encoding WD repeat and SOCS box-containing protein 1 isoform X1 — protein sequence MASFPLRVNEKEIVRSRTIGELLAPVAPFDKKCGRENWTVAFAPDGSYFAWSQGHRTVKLVPWSQCLKNFLLHGTKNITNSSSLRLSRQNSDGGQKNKPREHIIDCGDIVWSLAFGSSVPEKQSRCVNIEWHRFRFGQDQLLLATGLNNGRIKIWDVYTGKLLLNLVDHTEVVRDLTFAPDGSLILVSASRDKSLRVWDLKDDGNMMKVLRGHQNWVYSCAFSPDSSMLCSVGASKAVFLWNMDKYTMIRKLEGHHHDVVACDFSPDGALLATASYDTRVYIWDPHTGGILMEFGHLFPPPTPIFAGGANDRWVRSVSFSHDGLHVASLADDKMVRFWRIDEDYPVQVAPLSNGLCCAFSTDGSVLAAGTHDGSVYFWATPRQVPSLQHLCRMSIRRVMPTQEVQELPIPSKVVEFLSYRI from the exons tgagatCACGTACTATAGGTGAACTTTTAGCTCCAGTAGCTCCTTTTGACAAGAAATGTGGTCGTGAAAATTGGACTGTTGCTTTTGCTCCAGATGGTTCTTACTTTGCTTGGTCACAAGGACATCGTACGGTAAAGCTTGTTCCGTGGTCCCAGTGCCTTAAGAACTT tctCTTGCATGGCACCAAGAATATTACGAATTCAAGCAGTTTGAGATTGTCAAGACAAAATAGCGATGGTGGTCAGAAAAACAAGCCTCGTGAACATATTATAGACTGTGGCGATATAGTCTGGAGTCTTGCTTTTGGATCTTCGGTTCCAGAAAAACAGAGTCGCTGTGTAAATATAGAATGGCATCGATTCCGATTTGGACAAGATCAGCTCCTCCTTGCCACAGGGTTAAACAATGGGCGTATCAAAATATGGGATGTATATACAG GAAAACTCCTCCTTAACTTGGTAGATCATACTGAAGTGGTCAGAGATTTAACTTTTGCTCCAGATGGGAGCTTAATCCTAGTGTCTGCTTCAAGAGACAAAAGTCTGAGAGTGTGGGACCTGAAGGATGATG gAAACATGATGAAAGTATTGAGGGGCCATCAGAACTGGGTATACAGCTGTGCATTCTCTCCTGACTCTTCTATGCTGTGTTCAGTGGGAGCCAGTAAAGCA GTTTTCCTTTGGAATATGGATAAATATACCATGATCCGGAAACTAGAAGGACATCACCATGATGTTGTAGCTTGTGACTTTTCTCCTGATGGAGCATTACTGGCTACTGCATCTTATGATACTCGAGTGTATATCTGGGATCCGCATACTGGAGGCATTCTGATGGAATTTGG GCACCTGTTTCCCCCACCTACTCCAATATTTGCCGGAGGAGCAAATGACCGATGGGTACGATCTGTATCTTTTAGTCATGATGGACTGCATGTTGCAAGCCTTGCTGATGATAA aATGGTGAGGTTCTGGAGAATTGACGAGGATTATCCTGTGCAAGTCGCACCTTTGAGCAATGGTCTTTGCTGTGCCTTTTCTACTGATGGCAGTGTTTTAGCTGCTGG gaCACATGATGGAAGTGTGTATTTTTGGGCAACTCCGAGGCAAGTCCCTAGCCTTCAACATTTATGTCGCATGTCAATCCGGAGAGTGATGCCCACCCAAGAAGTCCAGGAGCTGCCAATTCCTTCCAAAGTTGTGGAGTTTCTCTCCTATCGTATTTAG